A region of Lycium barbarum isolate Lr01 chromosome 3, ASM1917538v2, whole genome shotgun sequence DNA encodes the following proteins:
- the LOC132631944 gene encoding short-chain dehydrogenase TIC 32, chloroplastic-like yields MPMWFLNKKGPSGFSSNSTAEEVTQGIDGSALTAIVTGASSGIGAETARVLALRGVHVIMGVRNISAGKQVKEAIIRDVPEAKIDALELDLSSLASVRNFASNYNSLGLPLNLLINNAGIMATPFALSKDKIELQFATNHVGHFLLTNLLLDVMKRTACQSRKEGRIVNVSSRRHKFSYNEGIRFNKINDQSGYTSLSAYGQSKLANVLHANELARRLKDEGMEITANSLHPGAIATNLFRQHNIISGIVNVIGKHVLKNVQQGAATTCYVALHPDVKGVSGKYYANCNIAEASPLANDAGLALWDFTTSIVG; encoded by the exons atgcCAATGTGGTTTCTTAACAAAAAGGGTCCTTCTGGTTTCTCATCAAACTCAACAGCTGAGGAAGTAACTCAAGGAATTGATGGCTCTGCTCTTACTGCCATTGTTACAG GAGCATCAAGTGGAATTGGTGCTGAAACTGCACGTGTTCTTGCATTGCGGGGTGTGCATGTAATTATGGGGGTCAGGAATATCTCTGCTGGAAAACAGGTTAAAGAGGCAATTATTAGAGATGTCCCAGAAGCTAAGATTGATGCCTTGGAGTTGGATCTCAGTTCACTTGCTTCTGTGAGGAATTTCGCATCAAATTACAATTCTTTAGGCCTTCCTCTAAACCTGCTTAT TAACAATGCAGGAATCATGGCAACCCCATTCGCACTTTCCAAGGATAAGATTGAGCTGCAATTTGCAACAAACCATGTTG GCCACTTCCTTCTAACAAATTTATTGCTGGACGTCATGAAAAGAACGGCCTGTCAGAGTAGAAAAGAAGGAAGAATTGTTAATGTCTCCTCACGCCGCCACAAATTTTCTTACAATGAAGGGATTCGGTTTAACAAGATTAATGATCAATCAGG GTATACTAGCCTATCTGCATATGGTCAGTCAAAGCTTGCCAATGTGCTGCATGCTAATGAACTTGCTAGACGTCTAAAG GATGAGGGTATGGAGATCACGGCGAATTCGCTTCACCCAGGAGCCATTGCCACCAACCTTTTCCGTCAGCACAACATTATCAGTG GCATTGTTAATGTCATTGGCAAGCATGTGTTGAAAAATGTTCAGCAG GGAGCTGCAACAACATGCTATGTGGCTTTGCATCCTGATGTTAAAGGTGTAAGTGGCAAATATTATGCGAACTGCAACATAGCTGAGGCGAGTCCCCTAGCTAACGATGCTGGATTGGCATTGTGGGATTTTACCACGAGTATAGTTGGGTAA
- the LOC132631943 gene encoding mitogen-activated protein kinase kinase kinase YODA-like, with product MPSWWKSSSKDAKKKASKESFIDTWHRKFKGPAEVKSPGKSGGSRRHNSDIASEKGSLSQAQSRASSPSKHVSRSQSFAERPPAQPLPLPGLRPANVGRSDSAISASAKSRVEKASKPSLFLPLPKPACIRRRLDPDTDGELVFASISSECSIESDDPIDSRQRSPLASDYETGSRTAAGSPSRVVKDQSAVGQISSKETTRPISLSPSRNVSSVSPKRPLGSHVPNLLVPPPGAFCSAPDSSMSSPSRSPMRSAGSEQVTSSTLWAGRAYPDLPSLGSGHCSSPGSGQNSGHNSMGGDMSGQLFWQPCRGSPEYSPIPSPRMTSPGPSSRIHSGAVTPIHPRAVGGASELQTSWPDDGRPQSHPLPLPPLTISNSSPFSHSNSVATSPSVPRSPGRAENLASPGSRWKKGKLLGRGTFGHVYVGFNSDSGEMCAMKEVTLFSDDAKSKESAKQLAQEIALLSRLRHPNIVQYYGTETVGDKLYIYLEYVSGGSIYKLLQEYGAFGEAAIRSYTQQILSGLAYLHAKNTVHRDIKGANILVDPNGRIKLADFGMAKHITGQSCPLSFKGSPYWMAPEVIKNSSGANLAVDIWSLGCTVLEMATSKPPWSQYEGVAAMFKIGNSKELPAIPEQLSDEAKDFVRKCLQREPRHRPTAAQLLEHPFVKNAATLEKPNIPPCAGSNGVKSPGIGQARNIPTSESERLAIHSSRVSKSNFHCSDIHVTRNISCPVSPIGSPLLHPRSPQHLNGRLSPSPISSPITMSGSSTPLSGGTGAIPFHHLNQSVYLQEAAPLPHSPYMNGPSYWDPDVLRGPPSGSHAFRELASSQNDAPGKQFGRPTGGELYDGQSVLANRVSQQLLRDHVKLVPSLDLNPCPPLEGRIGEA from the exons ATGCCTTCTTGGTGGAAGTCATCATCAAAAGATGCTAAGAAGAAAGCATCAAAAGAAAGTTTTATTGATACATGGCATCGCAAGTTTAAGGGTCCAGCTGAAGTTAAATCTCCCGGTAAATCAGGAGGTTCTCGAAGGCATAACAGTGACATTGCTTCTGAGAAGGGTTCTCTGTCCCAAGCACAATCAAGAGCGTCATCACCTTCCAAACATGTATCAAGAAGTCAAAGCTTTGCTGAAAGGCCTCCGGCCCAGCCACTACCACTTCCAGGTCTGCGTCCAGCAAATGTAGGTAGGTCGGACTCTGCAATCAGTGCATCAGCAAAGTCCAGAGTAGAGAAGGCCTCAAAGCCATCCTTGTTTCTGCCTCTCCCCAAGCCTGCATGCATCAGGCGCAGACTGGACCCAGATACAGATGGAGAGCTTGTCTTTGCCTCTATTTCAAGCGAGTGCTCTATTGAGAGTGATGATCCTATTGATTCACGTCAACGTAGTCCACTTGCATCTGATTATGAAACTGGGAGCAGAACTGCTGCTGGTAGCCCTTCCAG AGTTGTTAAGGATCAATCTGCAGTTGGACAAATTAGCTCGAAAGAAACGACAAGACCAATTAGTCTTTCGCCAAGTAGAAATGTTTCCTCTGTATCTCCTAAAAGACCTTTAGGTAGTCACGTGCCCAACCTACTGGTCCCTCCTCCTGGAGCCTTTTGCAGTGCTCCTGATAGTTCTATGTCAAGTCCTTCTAGAAGTCCTATGAGATCTGCTGGAAGTGAGCAAGTTACTAGTTCTACTTTATGGGCAGGAAGGGCTTATCCAGATCTTCCTTCACTTGGATCTGGCCATTGTTCAAGCCCTGGGTCAGGTCAGAATTCTGGACATAATTCAATGGGAGGAGATATGTCAGGACAACTGTTTTGGCAGCCTTGTAGAGGAAGTCCAGAGTACTCCCCTATTCCTAGTCCTAGGATGACAAGTCCGGGACCTAGCTCGAGAATTCACAGTGGCGCTGTCACACCAATTCATCCGAGGGCTGTAGGTGGAGCCTCTGAATTGCAGACTAGTTGGCCTGATGATGGAAGACCACAAAGTCACCCGTTGCCTCTTCCTCCTTTGACAATCTCCAACTCTTCGCCGTTTTCACATTCCAATTCAGTTGCAACTTCTCCCTCGGTGCCCCGAAGTCCAGGTAGAGCCGAGAACCTTGCTAGCCCTGGCTCTCGTTGGAAAAAAGGAAAATTGCTGGGAAGAGGCACATTTGGACACGTTTATGTTGGTTTTAATAG TGATAGCGGTGAGATGTGTGCAATGAAGGAGGTTACATTATTTTCAGACGATGCAAAGTCAAAGGAAAGTGCAAAGCAGTTGGCACAA GAGATTGCATTGTTAAGCCGATTAAGGCATCCAAACATTGTTCAGTACTACGGGACAGAAACG GTTGGCGATAAACTGTATATTTACTTGGAATATGTATCGGGTGGGTCCATTTATAAGCTTTTACAAGAATATGGCGCATTTGGAGAGGCAGCGATCCGTAGTTATACTCAACAAATCTTATCTGGGCTTGCATATTTACATGCTAAAAACACAGTGCATAG AGATATCAAAGGAGCAAATATTCTTGTTGATCCAAATGGGCGCATAAAGTTAGCAGACTTTGGAATGGCAAAACAT ATAACAGGGCAATCATGTCCATTGTCATTCAAGGGAAGCCCTTACTGGATGGCCCCCGAG GTTATAAAGAATTCTAGTGGGGCTAACCTTGCTGTTGATATATGGAGTCTTGGGTGCACCGTCTTAGAAATGGCTACATCAAAGCCTCCTTGGAGCCAGTATGAAGGG GTTGCTGCTATGTTTAAGATTGGAAATAGTAAAGAACTCCCAGCTATACCAGAACAGCTCTCAGATGAAGCAAAAGATTTTGTGAGGAAGTGCTTGCAGCGTGAGCCGCGTCATCGTCCTACTGCTGCTCAGCTATTGGAGCATCCTTTTGTGAAAAATGCCGCAACTCTGGAGAAGCCAAATATTCCTCCATGTGCAGGATCAAATGGCGTAAAATCTCCG GGCATTGGACAGGCAAGGAATATCCCTACATCAGAATCAGAAAGACTTGCAATCCACTCATCCAGAGTGTCAAAATCTAATTTCCACTGCAG TGACATCCACGTTACAAGAAACATATCATGCCCTGTCTCTCCAATTGGTAGCCCTCTTTTACATCCAAGGTCGCCTCAACACCTAAATGGGAGGCtgtctccatcacccatatcaagTCCTATCACCATGTCTGGCTCATCAACACCACTCTCTGGAGGAACAGGTGCTATCCCATTTCATCACCTTAATCAGTCAGTTTACTTACAGGAGGCAGCACCACTTCCACACAGTCCTTATATGAATGGACCTTCTTACTGGGATCCTGATGTTTTACGAGGGCCACCGTCAGGATCTCATGCTTTCCGGGAATTGGCATCCTCTCAAAATGATGCTCCTGGAAAGCAGTTCGGGAGGCCCACAGGAGGAGAGCTTTATGATGGGCAGTCAGTGCTGGCCAATCGGGTGTCTCAGCAACTCTTAAGGGATCATGTGAAATTGGTTCCTTCACTAGATCTAAACCCTTGCCCTCCTTTGGAAGGTCGCATAGGTGAAGCGTGA